CCATTGAAACAAATCTTACCAGCAAAATAGGTCAAGACAAGATTTCATTCCAAATTATGCAGTTCAAAATTATTATCCTAGCAACAATTTTCACTTTATATTCAAGCTCTGCTGGGAATCCACCATTGACCCGTGTTAAATACCGTGAAATCTGCTCCTCTCTACTTCTTGGGGTGGGTGAGACCTTGTCAAGCCATACAAACATGCTTCAATTTGCTTGCTTCCTTTTGAGTTGCACTAGAAATGGGCTTTGCAGAACTCCATATAGCAATTGTCCTGTGACATCAACAAACCTACCTTTCTGTTAATGTTTTTTTCCGCCGTTAAAGACTTGTAATTGGCAAGCACAAAAAAGGTCCAATGGTGGCTGTTCCTCCAGTACACACAAATTGACCCCAGTAGTCATAGGCAAGCATGATCATCAGAGTCTGAGGCCAATAAGCACTTGTGGGAGGAGATCAAAGAAATTTCCAGTTCCTCCAGATTCCTACTTTCTTCTTCTCTCCGAGCTGCTTCAGAAATGTCAGTATGAGATGGGGAAGTCTTTGGGAATGGCTCCAGTATGACAAcaataatcctcttaattatagACTCAAAACTAATTGGACTTCCAGACCAGTCGTGTTATCACAATTATAATAGATCATCTTATGTTCATATCTATACCGTTATATTTAAATGGAATGGCTCCATGAATAGTATCGTCTCTAGGACTTCGAATGGTAAATCAACAATtaacaaaacaatcaaaatcctgATTACCTGTTACCGAACAATTACCAAGACCACACACAAATAGAAATGGCAACTAGATGAGACAGGCGCAGGGAGCCATTTCCCATTCTCATTCCCGCCACCTAAGCCTAATGGGAAAATTTCCCATCCCGTGAAAATTTATATTCccacattaaaaaaaaatattatattttttcattttaattgtatgaaatatatatattattaatgtattatttataaaaatgtaagtataaattaaataatacaaGAATAATTAATCTAtttctatatatatttttattatatattctaCAAAACCACCAAAGTTGAAAGAACACTCTCCATCTCCACCCCCATTGGAGGCAGAACAAGCTTAAACATCAAATGTTCTGAATTTAATTTGGAGTATAGTTTTCCAGTAAGTTCTTATATTTAAGAGCTATTTACATCTTTGCATTAGCCACACAACCATGTCAACCAGCAAACAATGCAACACAACAACAAAGCCTGGTGACTTGATAAATACCCCCCAGTCCACACAAGCACCAAAACTTTTCCTGTTCAGTTCAGTACACCATGTATGGGGGAAAATTCTAAGATTACTCAGTAACAGAAAAACTGAAAGAAAAATGTTTTTTAAGAAATAAGAGCGGCTTGAAATATAATAGCTAACAGATTTCTAACCAACACaatttttccctttttcttttttttttttaactgatctTTGCCAACCATGATCAATAGACATTTTACAACTACTTCAAAATACAATTTGATAATACGAAGttatgttaatttttttaatatttccaaTCTTTGAAGATAGGACCGACTCCTAAGAAGTACATTTCATTTCAGATCCAGAAGACTATCTACATTACTAAACAACTTGGAAAAGGCCCCAGGCTGTCACTCTAGCCATCCAGTGACAAAAGTGATGGTCAACTAATTGGAAATGGACACCAAAATAATCTATTTCCTGCCTTAGATGGCCTGGGTGTAAAATTGAGTTAACTTCTCGTGTAATGTTAAGCTAATTTTGAACAGAAAATTCACAACTTAGCCACCAAGTAAAACCCAAAGTAGTTGATGTCACCCAAAAATATTGATCAAACAGATAACATATCAGAAGTAAGAGAACTGTCAGCAATTAACATAAATTTGAGCTTCTAGTTTCAAACACAGAAAGAGTTGTGCCATTCAACTTACATAAATAGCTGTCATTCACCTAAATTTCCACACACTTTAAATAGACTTGTAGCTCATTCTTCAGCTGGAGGGCATTCTGACATCTTTGCAAGCTTCCGTTTTGCAAATATTTCCTTCAAGACATTGACTTCCTTTTCAACCTCCATCAACTTGCTAACCAATAACTCCACTCCATCTTTATATGCTTCAAATTTAGTAATACACTCTACCTCAAATTCCTTAACCTTCTTCTCAATCAACAAACGGCTTtgcctttcttcttcctcttgttTCAAGCGCCGCTTCTCCAATTCCATGGTGCTCAAAACAAGACCCCCAGACCCAGTATCCTTGTAAATTGGTTCTTCAGGCAGCGGGCATTTCGCGCGATACTCAGCAAATGCCTTGTGCGTCTCCTTCAAAGCCTTCCTATACCCTTCTAATAAATTTCCCATCATATATAATTCACGTTCAAGCCTATAAACCTCTGAATGCCCTTTTTGTTGCTCCTCTATCCTGGTCTTGTGTAAATGCTGAATCACATTATCCCGCCGCTGCAGCTCACTAAGCAACACTTGCTGATTCATGCTCATATCATGATAAGCCTGCTCCTTTGCCTCATACGCCATCCTAGCTTTTCCCATTATATGTTCCATTTGCtccatataaatttcaaaatcagAGGATGACTTCATATCCCATGGTCCATCACTCCTCATCCTCTTATTACCACCGTTAAGTGCATGATGGGGTATATCATTATCAAGATGCTCAATTTCCCTCTTGTTTCCATTACCATTGCTGAAAAGTGCCGAACTACCAGGAATTGTCTGTGTTTCAACCCTAGATGCAAGAAAGTCCCCTGAGGACACATTATCACGAATTTGTACTCCTGAACTGAAAGGAATTTGTGCTGCTTCCATGGCTGCAATAAAATTCTCAGAATAAGTATCCCCTTTTGGCGAAATACTAAAACCCACTTCCTCCtccccctcctcctcctcctcctcctcctcatcatcatcatcatcttcttctcctcctcctcctccatcTTCAccttctttttcctcttcttctccCGCCTCTTCTTCCTGCTTTCTCTCCTCACATTCCACGCCAGCAACTTCACCAAGATTACATTGCCGCAGAAAATGCCCCTCCACGCTGCTCTTTACCCACTGTCTCTGTTCTTCATCCTCCTTACTTTCCTCAAAATCCATAGTATCCTCATCACCCACCTGTTCCTTTCCCTCTTTCCCACCATCATCTTTTGCTGAATTATCCAGTCCACCAAGACTCAATTCAATGTTATGCTCTTCCAATTCTGATCCTCCACGAACTTCCTCACTCATTCTCACATCTTCCTCTTCGCTATCGTCATTCACATCGACCTCCATTTTAACAGGCTCTTCCTTGAACAAGTCACTCTTCTGATGTTTTATCAGTTTTTGTAAATGCGAGGCATAATAACAGTTACCTAACTTGGGTGCTGCCGCCAACTCCTTCTCGAGCATAAGCCAAATCAACTTAGCCCAATCGACCTTCTCAAAATGTCCTTCCTTGATCGCTTTAGTCACACTCAAAATATCGTCAGTCATCATCCAGGTATCTTCATGCAACAACAACCAAGTAGACACGAAATCCTCTATGAATCCTATCGATTCCTCGCTCTCCACCTCTACCGCACTATCCACCTTATCCTTTTTCGCCGGCAGACTCAATGCACGAGCCAAGTCAGCACGACTGACCTTGATGCGACACCCATTGACGTAACTATGGCGACCAGTGGGGTTAAAATTAGCAATCAACTGTATAATAAGATCGGTGCGAATGTTGATATCGAAATGCAGGTGGACGAAGTCCCATAAGCCAAGTCGCCTTAGGAGAGCCTCATGGGATGCGAAATCAAGGGTTTTGACGGGAACAAACGGGACTGGATTAAAGGTTCCAACAAGAATTTCGAGCCTTTTCTGAATCTTCTTCTCCTGGTGATGATGTCGTTTACTGCGTTTTGAGCCGCCTCCGCCGCGGCGAGAGGCAGTGAAATTGGCGACGACAGAGGTGGAGTTGAAGTGGGTATCGGAGATTGTTGGAGAAATAGGGGTGATATCTTCAGGATCGTCTTGTTTGAGCTCATCGGCATGTAGGTTAGGGTGTTCTAAGTCAGGAatttctagggttagggttttaggGGATTGGGGATCATTTGATTGTGGTGGGTCTTCTTGTTGATTGTGGTTGGGATCTTGTGAGGGAGAGTTCGCGGCTTGATTTTGAGAGTCTGTAGGAGAGCTCATGGTCACTCAATATTTGGCAGCGGCAGCGGCAACGGCAGCAGCCGTGGCAGTGGTGATATTTCAAGAGATTGTCATCTGCTGTTTCACAAATTGGGTTAGCGACTCTACACCCAAAGGTAAAGAAGCAAAGTGACAATTTTATGCCTTGTTTGGTTAAATTAACGAGAAGAATATTTATCGACAGTACTTAAAACGTAACCaattaaaagataaattaataaatttattatatttaattaaaaaaacataACTTAAGTgagttatattttttatataagaaaaataaaataattctcaaaaaattaatttaataatacaaaGTAAAAACGActgttttctatattttttagaaagttatttttttttatttatttttctcgaCCAAACAATTATgacatttatataattaatttaaattatgaggAACTAAGTTTTATATAATAGTAATAATGTTATtgcaaattttttttaatgattcaaatataatttttaacgaataaattatataaatgtcataatttaaatttaaaacctattatattaattatatacaaCTTCAttatgtataaattaattaaccaTTTTTATTGTGTGCACTGaacatttttattttatgaaaaatgccaataatcacaaataaaaaattatatgattggCCGGCCACAtccacaaaataataataataaaataatatacttGTGAAACACCTCTACTTTTGTGTCTGTGAATTTGCTTGATTCAGCTTAATAATGTTGAATTTCAgagaaaaagttttttttttttttaaataatctaTCCTATCAACTActgctttatttattttattttcagctTTATGACCAAGGGTCATAAATAATCTGCGctatcaattattattatttttaaaaaataaaaaataaaacttccaTTATATTAAGGtagaatataaatataaaatataaaattttatattattataattttatattttaaaagttaaaataaattatttatataaaatataataataattatattgatTTGTAAGATCTGATCGTGTTAATGAAATATTTAATTTAGCTATCCGATGAAAACACGTTTTATTGAATGGTAACTAATTATTATTAAActctataataattttataagttcaatttaaaaattattaaattttgatgtaattatgggaagaaatttataatttctattgttACTAAATTCACCTGTTAAAATGCTAAAAAATGTAAAAGGCAGATGTAACAACTGGAGAGTTCACCGATAATCACTCAAAAGAACTCAGAAGggaaagaaggagagagagagagagagagagagagagagagagagagagaaaagttgGAAAGGAGGAATCAAATGAGCTATGCAATCGAATAATTCTCTTTTTTTTGAAACCTAAAAAATCAATTTATGAAGATCCCAAATTTATGATAGAACTAGGGGATATTTGAAGGTTAGTTGGAGTTGGACCAACCTGCATAAATACTCTTCTCTGGCAGAGTTGGTTTTAAGGTTGAAAATGGCTGCAAACCTTGAAAAAGTCTTCTTATTTAAATATCAATTTCATTTGTTTATCCCTCAAATTGATCTTTTATTGTTAAATGATTAACAAAGGTTATATATTAAAATGTGAAACTTGAAAACTTTGAACATTCTGACTTCACATGGCCAACTCAcacaaataatatataaattcacTGCATGAAATACTTCCACAACCACTCCATATCACTTCTATGCCATAAGCCATTGTACCTTTCATTGAGGCAgtatttcttcatgaaagattGAACACATTTctgttattttaatttcaagttgttTTTCAACTTTGATATTAAATCTTTCTACACTTAAATCCTTCCAAGAAATTTCTTGTTCAACATTCACCACCCTAATTATATAGTTCCAAACTTCAAACCTAAACCATTTTGAGGTTATGATAAAAACAATACAAGAGCAAGCTATTCAAAGCTGTTAATAGGAACAAGCCTAATTATGGCCAAGAAACTTTCTTTCTTGTCTCTAGTTATCTTCTTTGTTATGTTAGCCTGCAGTCCTGTCCAGGGTCGATACCTTACAGAAAATCCAAGTTCTTTCATGGCATCTGATGGGGTCAGTAGCAGTGTTCAGCAGCAGCCATTTATTAGTCTGAACCACTTGTTTTCATCAGATAGTAGTTGTGACGAGACATATGGATTCTTGCCATGCGCCACCACAGTCCTAGGAAATATTTTCCTTATTATTGCCTATGGCTATTTGATGTTCTTGTCTGCTAAATTGTTGTCTGATGGAAGTGAGATTCTTCTACAAATTCTTGGTCCTGGCATTATTGGGGGTCTCTTCCTGCCGGTTCTGAGCTCTCTTCCTGATGTAGCAATCATGCTTGGTAAGCCTAAGTTTTCCTCTTATTGTTGACTTTCAAGTCTTTCTTAACTCATATGCAATCTCATTGCtggctttttttcttttttaagctTGAACCCTTTGCCTATTCCACTGTTTAATTCATGTAGTTCATGACATTTTGTCTCTTTCCTTACAAAGACCAAGGAGTTATGAACATTTTATTTTCTTGCTGTGTGGTCATGTCATTTGGTTGCTTGCTTGGATTGGTTGCTATATTCTAGAACTTCTATATTGCATTGGTGTACTGGCTGAACAATCTCCTAAGTTTTATCTGTTCTAGTTCCTTATCAATTTATGCTGATATACCTCTGTTGTGCTTATAGCATCTGGGCTATCAGGGAGCAAAGAAACAGCTCAAAGTCAGGTTTCAGTTGGGATGGGTTTGACGGCTGGATCAACCGTTCTACTTCTGACATTACTATGGGGCTCATGCCTCATAGTTGGCAAGTGTGACATTCAGGGTTCTGTAGCTGTGGACTCAAAAGAAGCAAAAAGATTTAGTCTAACTGGTATCTCCTTTTTATTTTCTATTGCTAATTTCTATGTTTCTGTTTGTAGTCCACTCTGAATTGAAACTTGACTTTATTCAAAGCAAGAATACTTCAATAATATACTCgttatttagttcttgaattcaTTGATCTTATATTGATGCATGGTATACAAATTAACTTCATATTTTGGTAAAGAATTCAGTAGCTTGTGTTTACAGGATCTGGAGTAACTACTGATATATGGACAAGTCATGCTGCAAGGATCATGGTTATATCTGTTATCCCCTTCATAATAGCCCAACTGCCACAAATCATCCAAAAAACTTCTCAAAGCAGCATAGCAGTTTTGGCTTCCCTCATTGTCTCCCTAGGTTTATTAGTTTTTTATAGCCTGTATCAGGCACAATTTATAAATGATTCCAACAATAATCTTTGCTTGATGGTTAATGCTTGGATTTCCTTAATTCAGTATCCAAATCTTGCTGTCTATTTCATGTAAAATTTATGACCCTATCTTGTTTGGCTTGGTGCAGATCATGACATGTTTTTGTATTTTTGGTGCAGGTTCTTCAGCCATGGATTCAGAAGAGAAGAATTGCATACGCCAAGCATAAACATATAATATCAGGAATTCTAAAAGATTTAAAAATGCGTGCACTGGGAAGACTTTTCACAGTTAATGGAGAACCCAACAATGATGTTATACAGAAGTTAGTCTTTGTTAAGCTACTTCCTATGGTTCTATAGAAATTCATATTCATCAATCATCACTAGCCATTTGAAATTGAACCAAAATGAAATATTCACTGGTAAATTGACAGGTTATTCAAGACAATTGATGGAAATTCTGATGGATATCTAACCGCAGCAGAGTTGAGGGCACTCTTTTGAAGAGCTAGAAATTGATATTAATGATGCAGTTGATCAAGTATTGAAAGATTTCGATACGTCTGGTGACTCACGTGTTGATGTGGATGAGTTTATTCATGGGATCTCAAAGTGGCTTGATGAGGCTAAGCATTCTGCAAGACACTCCAATGGCCATATAGCAGGAACATCTAAACTTATAACTGACTTTGGTCAGGTAATGTTGCTTATGCAAGTTATTTCTGCTAGTCCACATGACTGTTAGTCTCgtgttattatttattaatacatGCATGCATGTATTGTATTTGTATCTGCAGCAAACAAAGAGGGAACAAGATCTGTTGGGGGATCAGAATGATGAAGCTCCAGAAAATAGTCCTGGAAATCCCAAATGGAATGCCACAAAAGCAGGGTTGATGTTGCTTCTGGGAACAATTGTTGCTGCAGTGTTTGCTGATCCACTTGTAGATGCTGTTGAAAATTTCTCAACTGCTTCAAGCATTCCTACTTTCTTTGTTTCCTTTGTCATCTTGCCTTTTGCTAGCCCCAGTGAGGTAGTTTCAGACCTAATCTTTGCCAGCAGGAAGAATTCAAAATCTGCTTCCTTAGCATATTCTGAGGTCTCTATCTTCTCTATCAATTACATTAAACTATATCAGGTTATCTTGTTTGCTGAAGATTTATTACCCTTCTGTTTCTGTCTTTTCTTTGGGTGCAGATTTATGGGTCAGTGACCATGAGCAACATTCTTTCTCTATCAGTATTCTTAGGTCTTGTTTACTTTCGTGGGTTGACATGGAATTTCTCATCTGAAGTTCTGGTAATTCTGATTGTTTGTGTTGTGATGGGGCTAATTGCCAGTTTCCGCACCACTTTCCCTCTTTGGATGTGTCTGGCGGCCTATGCACTTTACCCTTTCTCCCTGTTGCTTGCTTATGTCCTTGACTATGTTCTTGGTTGGGCTTAAACTCACAGTGCTTTACAAAGCAGGGGAAATGATATCAGCATTTTTAGGCTACTTTGAGCTACTTCATTTCCATAAGCTGACGTTCAACACCtgttttttttatcaattatttTCTATATTGCAACCTGCAAGCAAATCTATCGGCATTGTTCTTTTTTCAGATTTTGTTCAGCCGGATTAAATTTTGTAAAACTTTCAACTATTTCCCCACATGCTCATGGAAATCAataatccatcatttaaatgaaacTCTCGTCCTGAGGTTTCCACCTGTTGTCTACACAGATTATCATAAAGGACTACTTTTATATACTGTTCTCTTCATTTCTACACCCTCTTCTTCATTTTAAAATGGAATAATCGATATATGGAAACTGAATTAAAATTCTGATACCCTTTgtagaatataattaatttatgaatAAGTATAAACCAGACTTGCAATATGCTACACCATGAGTGCTTCAAGGCTACCGAGGACAAGAAACTCGATGCAAAATCCAGTGGCAAGATCGCTTTGCAAAACAAGAATCTGAGTATTGAAGAACACATGTTTCTTTTTCGTGCTACTGTTGGTTCTGGGAATGAAGAAGAACAACATGCACATATCCTACAGGGCAGAGAAGAATTCCTTTCTCTTATGGATGTATTCTCAGAGCTGGATGATGCTACTTTCAATAAACTTGACAGAGCAGCAGTTTCTGCATCAGAAATTTACCATTTCTTTTTTTACTCCAGTTCCTTCTCTAACAGCTTGGATAATAAAACACTACAAAACGAAACAGGATATTAAAGCTTTCAATCTCTCTGGAATGGGTTGCAATGAACGCATAGTAGGGATCAATTTTAGTAAAATTGGAATTAAGCAATTTTAGGCCAAGAACAAAGAAAAATGTATGTTTTCTGTGAGCTCGTGAGAAATTATTTTTTGTAATTATattgtataaaataaataaattttaattattgattataATACAGGTGGCCCCTATGTGATCTGCATCCACCACATCCCAAATCCAAGCAGCAGTTGCCGCCAGGGAGGTGACCATAAAAGGACAAAACACATAGACGCAGCTTCCCATCCCTTCTTTTACTTTTCTGACCTTCTTCAACTCTCGCTTTCATacgcactctctctctctctctcctctgcttCTTGGATCTCTCCTACCATGTCCCAAAATCCCCCAACGGTCACATTTCCACCACCCTCTTAATAAACCTCTCCAAATTCCCACCTCAAAGCCGTTTCTTTGCTTCCAGTTTCCTTTTTCTTGATTAAACATGTCTGGCTCTCTGCTTTTGCTGCTTCTGCTACTAGTAGCCTTTTCTTTTCCACGCTCTTTGCAGGGCCAAAACGGCATCCCGCCAAGGAATATCTGGTGCGTTGCTAAGAACAACGCCGACGACCAAGCCTTGCAGGGAGCCATTGACTGGGCATGCGGACCCGGTGGAGCCGACTGTAGCCCCATCCAGCAAGGCGGGCCTTGCTATGACCCTAATGATATTCAGACAACGGCGTCTTGGGCTTTTAATGATTATTACTTGAAGCATGGCTTGACTGATGATGCTTGCTCCTTTAGCAACACTGCTGCTCTCACTTCCTTAAACCCTAGTCAGTGTTTTTCAACTCACTTGAACTAAATACTAGTTTTAGTGTTTTAACTTGATTTGATTCTTGGGTTGCTTTTAGATCTGGAAATGTCGAACCTTGCTTCAGCTGTGTTTCAGTTTTGTTACTAACTTGTCACCTGCATTGCTAATTATTGATGAAAGCTGTCTCTTTTTTTGTCCTTGCTGAGATTTGATTTTGTTCGTGGTTTGGtggtttttttttctattttcaggtCATGATAATTGCAAATTCCCTTCCAGGTAATGGGCtaatcatttttttcttttttctcgaACTCTGTAACGAATTGACCTTTGAGAAAGGTAGAACCCAGAGATGGATTTGGACCAATTTTTTTGCTGTGGAAGATGCTAGTGTTGAAATGAAAGCTCTCTGCTGAATTGATTGATGAAAGAGAGATCATTTCCTCTCAAAAATTGAATTTCC
This sequence is a window from Hevea brasiliensis isolate MT/VB/25A 57/8 chromosome 10, ASM3005281v1, whole genome shotgun sequence. Protein-coding genes within it:
- the LOC110653773 gene encoding PLASMODESMATA CALLOSE-BINDING PROTEIN 5, whose product is MSGSLLLLLLLLVAFSFPRSLQGQNGIPPRNIWCVAKNNADDQALQGAIDWACGPGGADCSPIQQGGPCYDPNDIQTTASWAFNDYYLKHGLTDDACSFSNTAALTSLNPSHDNCKFPSSLSVNNGSISGSTTTTTIGMEPGAADLSGCSKIASTWFRPIITSHVFVVLVTIIRA
- the LOC110653772 gene encoding uncharacterized protein LOC110653772; the encoded protein is MSSPTDSQNQAANSPSQDPNHNQQEDPPQSNDPQSPKTLTLEIPDLEHPNLHADELKQDDPEDITPISPTISDTHFNSTSVVANFTASRRGGGGSKRSKRHHHQEKKIQKRLEILVGTFNPVPFVPVKTLDFASHEALLRRLGLWDFVHLHFDINIRTDLIIQLIANFNPTGRHSYVNGCRIKVSRADLARALSLPAKKDKVDSAVEVESEESIGFIEDFVSTWLLLHEDTWMMTDDILSVTKAIKEGHFEKVDWAKLIWLMLEKELAAAPKLGNCYYASHLQKLIKHQKSDLFKEEPVKMEVDVNDDSEEEDVRMSEEVRGGSELEEHNIELSLGGLDNSAKDDGGKEGKEQVGDEDTMDFEESKEDEEQRQWVKSSVEGHFLRQCNLGEVAGVECEERKQEEEAGEEEEKEGEDGGGGGEEDDDDDEEEEEEEEGEEEVGFSISPKGDTYSENFIAAMEAAQIPFSSGVQIRDNVSSGDFLASRVETQTIPGSSALFSNGNGNKREIEHLDNDIPHHALNGGNKRMRSDGPWDMKSSSDFEIYMEQMEHIMGKARMAYEAKEQAYHDMSMNQQVLLSELQRRDNVIQHLHKTRIEEQQKGHSEVYRLERELYMMGNLLEGYRKALKETHKAFAEYRAKCPLPEEPIYKDTGSGGLVLSTMELEKRRLKQEEEERQSRLLIEKKVKEFEVECITKFEAYKDGVELLVSKLMEVEKEVNVLKEIFAKRKLAKMSECPPAEE
- the LOC110653774 gene encoding LOW QUALITY PROTEIN: sodium/calcium exchanger NCL (The sequence of the model RefSeq protein was modified relative to this genomic sequence to represent the inferred CDS: inserted 2 bases in 1 codon), with protein sequence MAKKLSFLSLVIFFVMLACSPVQGRYLTENPSSFMASDGVSSSVQQQPFISLNHLFSSDSSCDETYGFLPCATTVLGNIFLIIAYGYLMFLSAKLLSDGSEILLQILGPGIIGGLFLPVLSSLPDVAIMLASGLSGSKETAQSQVSVGMGLTAGSTVLLLTLLWGSCLIVGKCDIQGSVAVDSKEAKRFSLTGSGVTTDIWTSHAARIMVISVIPFIIAQLPQIIQKTSQSSIAVLASLIVSLGLLVFYSLYQVLQPWIQKRRIAYAKHKHIISGILKDLKMRALGRLFTVNGEPNNDVIQKLFKTIDGNSDGYLTAAELRALXFEELEIDINDAVDQVLKDFDTSGDSRVDVDEFIHGISKWLDEAKHSARHSNGHIAGTSKLITDFGQQTKREQDLLGDQNDEAPENSPGNPKWNATKAGLMLLLGTIVAAVFADPLVDAVENFSTASSIPTFFVSFVILPFASPSEVVSDLIFASRKNSKSASLAYSEIYGSVTMSNILSLSVFLGLVYFRGLTWNFSSEVLVILIVCVVMGLIASFRTTFPLWMCLAAYALYPFSLLLAYVLDYVLGWA